The following proteins are co-located in the Fimbriiglobus ruber genome:
- a CDS encoding class I SAM-dependent methyltransferase: protein MSAVPRLTPFVPPAVRRLFRLVFPHRSPDFLGLWQESCHKWVVGNAHVVKNELHITGWLVAPPNVRPHVSFRVNGAPPTRVVYPVSRPDVAEHFRFVPNASQSGFDLWLSLEKPTDALGDLSVSVVDARTGGPLGKDYAPYHIPAAARTGVLPAPHQMARVIGAPSDFYFRMGGYTSFLSLEDAVRSTTGRDLTAYPRVLDWGCGCGRVSRHFLNLPGCEVTGADVDPENVDWCRANLPGGKWEVLPLRPPTRLPEAGFDLAFGISVFTHLKEPDQYEWLDELRRTIRPGGLALMTFHGDASIVWSALKPDRYTVLRRDGICDQPNPLYDADLAEDDYYRDTFHTSEYIRHEWGRYFEILSILPSHIAHQDLVVMRRR from the coding sequence TTGTCCGCTGTCCCGCGACTGACACCGTTCGTTCCGCCGGCGGTCCGCCGATTATTTCGGCTGGTGTTCCCGCACCGTTCCCCGGATTTCCTCGGCCTATGGCAGGAGTCGTGTCACAAGTGGGTGGTCGGGAACGCGCACGTTGTAAAAAACGAGCTGCACATAACCGGCTGGCTGGTGGCCCCCCCAAACGTCCGGCCGCACGTGAGCTTTCGGGTGAACGGCGCTCCGCCGACGAGGGTTGTGTACCCCGTTTCGCGGCCCGATGTGGCCGAGCATTTCCGTTTCGTGCCGAACGCGAGCCAAAGCGGGTTCGACCTTTGGCTGTCTCTGGAGAAGCCGACGGACGCCCTGGGCGACCTGTCCGTTTCGGTCGTCGACGCGCGGACCGGCGGACCGCTCGGTAAGGACTACGCCCCCTACCACATCCCGGCCGCCGCGCGGACGGGGGTGCTCCCCGCGCCGCATCAGATGGCCCGGGTGATCGGCGCCCCGTCCGATTTCTATTTCCGCATGGGCGGGTACACCTCGTTCCTCAGTCTCGAAGACGCGGTCCGGTCGACGACCGGCCGCGACCTGACCGCTTACCCCCGGGTTCTCGACTGGGGGTGCGGGTGCGGGCGCGTGTCGCGGCACTTTTTGAATCTGCCGGGGTGTGAAGTCACGGGCGCGGACGTCGACCCCGAGAACGTCGACTGGTGCCGGGCGAACCTCCCCGGGGGCAAGTGGGAAGTGCTTCCTCTACGACCCCCGACCCGATTACCGGAAGCGGGCTTCGATCTGGCGTTCGGGATTTCCGTGTTCACGCATTTGAAGGAACCGGACCAGTACGAATGGCTCGACGAACTCCGTCGCACGATCCGGCCCGGCGGACTCGCCCTGATGACGTTCCACGGCGACGCGAGTATCGTCTGGTCCGCGCTCAAGCCCGACCGCTACACCGTCCTGCGGCGGGACGGCATCTGTGACCAGCCGAACCCGCTCTACGACGCCGACCTCGCGGAAGACGATTACTACCGCGACACGTTCCACACATCCGAATACATCCGCCACGAGTGGGGGCGGTACTTCGAGATCCTGTCCATCCTGCCGAGCCACATCGCCCACCAGGATTTGGTCGTGATGCGACGACGCTGA
- a CDS encoding GntP family permease yields the protein MNFLIVLAALAFLMFVAYRGYSVILLAPVTAMGAVLLTDPRLVAPMFTGLFMDKMVGFVKLYFPVFLLGAVFGKVIELSGFSRAIVSSIISLVGAERAILSIVIVSAVLTYGGVSLFVVVFAVYPFAAELFKHGGIPKRLIPGTIALGAFSFTMDALPGTPQIQNIIPTAFFKTDVYAAPWLGTIGAVYILVVGVIYLDWRRRRARVAGEGYGTHLLNEPEPFDHVKQAHPAIAILPLILVGVVNKLFTIAIPRFYGPSVSFIPAATGETAPVVQDVSKVAAVWAVEGALLVGILSIFLLAWRPVTRRFAEGAKSAVTGALLASMNTASEYGFGAVIAALPGFLAIADALKSVPHPLVNEAVTTTTLAGITGSASGGLSIALAAMSGTFVENAQRVGIPLEVCHRVAAMASGGMDTLPHNGAVITLLAVTGLTHRQAYSDIFAITVIKTSAVFVIVCLYEVTGIV from the coding sequence ATGAATTTTCTCATCGTCCTCGCGGCTCTGGCCTTTTTGATGTTCGTAGCCTACCGCGGGTACAGCGTCATCCTGCTGGCCCCCGTGACCGCGATGGGGGCCGTGTTGTTGACCGACCCTCGCCTTGTGGCGCCCATGTTTACTGGTCTGTTCATGGACAAGATGGTCGGGTTCGTCAAACTCTATTTCCCGGTTTTCTTGCTCGGGGCGGTGTTCGGCAAGGTGATCGAGTTGTCGGGTTTCTCCCGAGCCATTGTCTCCTCGATCATCAGCCTCGTCGGGGCGGAGCGGGCGATCCTGTCCATTGTGATCGTCTCCGCCGTCCTGACTTACGGCGGCGTGTCGCTGTTCGTGGTGGTGTTCGCGGTTTACCCGTTCGCGGCCGAGTTGTTCAAGCACGGCGGCATTCCGAAGCGCCTGATCCCGGGCACCATTGCGTTGGGCGCGTTTTCGTTCACGATGGACGCGCTGCCCGGAACACCGCAGATTCAGAACATCATCCCGACCGCGTTTTTCAAAACCGACGTCTACGCCGCACCCTGGCTCGGCACTATCGGGGCGGTGTACATTCTGGTCGTAGGAGTGATCTACCTTGACTGGCGTCGTCGCCGGGCGCGGGTTGCGGGCGAGGGCTACGGAACACATTTGCTCAACGAACCGGAGCCATTTGACCACGTGAAGCAAGCCCACCCCGCGATTGCCATCCTGCCGTTGATCCTGGTCGGGGTCGTAAACAAATTGTTCACCATCGCAATTCCCCGATTTTATGGCCCGTCGGTTTCCTTCATTCCAGCCGCGACCGGCGAGACCGCGCCGGTCGTGCAGGACGTGTCCAAGGTGGCCGCCGTCTGGGCCGTTGAAGGCGCCCTTCTGGTCGGGATACTGAGCATCTTTCTCCTGGCCTGGCGGCCGGTCACGCGCAGGTTTGCCGAGGGGGCCAAGTCCGCCGTCACCGGCGCGCTCCTGGCGTCGATGAATACGGCGTCGGAGTACGGCTTCGGTGCGGTCATCGCGGCCCTTCCCGGGTTCCTGGCGATCGCGGACGCCCTGAAGTCCGTTCCCCACCCGCTCGTCAACGAAGCCGTCACCACCACAACACTCGCGGGCATTACCGGCTCGGCCTCCGGCGGGTTGAGCATCGCCCTCGCCGCCATGTCGGGAACCTTTGTCGAGAACGCCCAGCGTGTGGGCATTCCGCTGGAAGTGTGCCACCGCGTCGCGGCCATGGCGAGCGGTGGAATGGACACGCTGCCGCATAACGGAGCCGTCATCACGCTACTCGCGGTGACCGGACTGACGCACCGGCAGGCCTACAGTGATATTTTTGCCATCACCGTCATCAAGACGTCTGCGGTGTTCGTGATTGTGTGTCTTTACGAAGTGACCGGCATTGTGTGA
- a CDS encoding phosphoglycerate kinase, translated as MAKKTIADLGDLKGKKVLIRVDFNVPLDKTTGEIKNDRRIRGALPTIQALLKAGASIIAMSHLGRPSGDPVKDKLLLKDRVATRLGELLGLPVSKAGSTVVGPDVTAAVAKLPPGGVTILENVRFDAREQKNDPEFAAALADLADVYVNDAFGTCHNDKDASMVAVPAAFKAAGKPRAVGLLVAKELEIIEGLMGHPKQPLFAVMGGAKVSDKIAFINALLKKVDHLLIGGKMTYTFMKAQGVDVGAMKIDDAEVAAAKALLPHVGAKITLPVDSLCAKSDDLSSTKVFEGPIGAGYEGVDIGPKTLALYAEKIKTAATVIWNGPVGWFEKPAFSAGTKGVAAAMAESHAVTVVGGGETAEAVEQFGYDAKMTHVSTGGGAFLAYVEGKKFASLAQIDDK; from the coding sequence ATGGCCAAGAAGACGATTGCCGACCTCGGCGACTTGAAGGGTAAGAAAGTCCTCATCCGGGTCGACTTCAATGTCCCGCTCGACAAGACGACCGGCGAAATCAAGAACGACCGCCGCATCCGCGGGGCATTGCCGACCATTCAAGCGCTTCTCAAAGCCGGGGCGTCGATCATCGCCATGAGCCACCTCGGCCGCCCGTCCGGCGACCCGGTTAAGGACAAGCTGCTCCTGAAAGACCGGGTCGCGACCCGCCTGGGCGAACTACTCGGCCTGCCGGTGTCCAAGGCCGGCAGCACCGTCGTCGGGCCGGATGTCACGGCGGCCGTCGCCAAGTTGCCGCCGGGCGGCGTCACCATTCTGGAAAACGTCCGCTTCGACGCCCGTGAGCAGAAGAACGACCCGGAATTCGCCGCCGCCCTCGCGGACCTAGCCGATGTGTACGTGAACGACGCCTTCGGCACCTGCCACAACGACAAGGACGCGTCGATGGTGGCCGTCCCCGCGGCGTTCAAAGCCGCGGGCAAGCCCCGGGCCGTCGGCCTGCTGGTGGCGAAGGAACTGGAGATCATCGAAGGTTTGATGGGCCACCCCAAGCAACCGCTTTTCGCCGTCATGGGCGGGGCCAAGGTTTCGGACAAGATCGCGTTCATCAATGCCCTACTGAAGAAGGTCGACCACCTGCTCATCGGCGGGAAAATGACCTACACGTTCATGAAAGCCCAGGGCGTGGACGTGGGCGCGATGAAGATCGACGACGCCGAGGTGGCCGCGGCCAAGGCCCTGCTCCCCCACGTCGGGGCCAAGATCACGCTGCCGGTCGATTCGCTTTGCGCCAAGTCGGACGACCTGTCCAGCACGAAGGTGTTCGAGGGGCCGATCGGGGCCGGATACGAGGGCGTCGACATCGGGCCGAAGACGCTGGCCCTCTACGCCGAGAAGATCAAGACCGCCGCGACCGTGATCTGGAACGGCCCGGTCGGTTGGTTCGAGAAGCCGGCGTTCAGCGCCGGCACGAAGGGCGTTGCCGCCGCGATGGCGGAGAGCCACGCCGTCACCGTGGTCGGCGGTGGCGAAACGGCCGAAGCGGTCGAGCAGTTCGGCTACGACGCCAAGATGACGCACGTCTCGACCGGCGGCGGCGCCTTCCTGGCTTACGTTGAAGGGAAGAAGTTCGCGTCCCTGGCTCAAATCGACGACAAGTAA
- the atpC gene encoding ATP synthase F1 subunit epsilon has protein sequence MDTPVVGALHLVVVTPEKAVLDQTAEAITLPMYDGELGVRPGRAALVGQLGPGELRFTAGGVTTRYFVDGGFAQVRANTVTVLTGSAKKAADIKAEDLTKENEKAAALPSTNGVERASRQRAQQRATAMTKVAAKVAGA, from the coding sequence ATGGACACGCCAGTCGTCGGTGCTTTGCACCTTGTCGTCGTAACGCCCGAAAAGGCTGTTTTGGACCAGACCGCAGAAGCCATCACGCTGCCGATGTACGACGGCGAACTCGGCGTTCGTCCCGGCCGGGCGGCCCTGGTCGGTCAACTCGGGCCGGGCGAACTTCGGTTCACCGCCGGCGGCGTCACCACACGGTATTTCGTGGACGGTGGCTTCGCCCAGGTTCGGGCGAACACGGTGACGGTTCTCACCGGCTCAGCGAAGAAGGCCGCGGACATCAAAGCCGAAGACTTGACCAAAGAAAATGAGAAGGCAGCCGCGCTGCCTTCTACAAATGGCGTCGAACGGGCGAGCCGGCAACGCGCCCAGCAGCGGGCCACGGCGATGACCAAGGTGGCCGCGAAGGTCGCCGGAGCCTGA
- the gap gene encoding type I glyceraldehyde-3-phosphate dehydrogenase, which translates to MAAVKVGINGFGRIGRLVFRALVEQGLLGKQLDVVAVNDLVPADNLAYLLKYDSTQGQFKGEVHSEKSSVGVAEDDVLVVNGHKIKCLAVKEGPTALPWKDLGVEYVIESTGLFTEADKAKGHITAGAKKVIISAPAKGEDITIVMGVNNEKYDPKAHNIISNASCTTNCLAPVVHVLLKEGFGVEEGLMTTVHSYTATQKTVDGPSKKDWKGGRAAAINIIPSGTGAARAVGLAIPEVKGKLTGMSFRVPTPTVSVVDLTVKTVKATSYKEISEAMKKASETYLKGILAYTTDEVVSSDFIHDNHSSIYDAGSGIELNSKFFKLVSWYDNEWGYSNRCVDLVKYMISKA; encoded by the coding sequence ATGGCTGCTGTGAAAGTCGGGATCAACGGGTTCGGGCGGATCGGGCGGTTGGTGTTCCGGGCGCTGGTCGAACAAGGCCTGCTCGGCAAGCAACTCGACGTGGTGGCGGTGAACGACCTCGTTCCGGCCGACAACCTCGCGTACCTGCTCAAGTACGACTCGACGCAGGGCCAGTTCAAGGGCGAAGTCCACAGCGAAAAGTCGTCCGTCGGCGTCGCCGAAGACGACGTTCTCGTCGTGAACGGGCACAAGATCAAGTGCCTCGCGGTGAAGGAAGGGCCGACCGCGCTGCCGTGGAAGGATCTCGGCGTCGAATACGTGATCGAGTCGACCGGCCTGTTCACCGAGGCCGATAAGGCCAAGGGGCACATCACCGCCGGCGCCAAGAAGGTCATCATCTCGGCCCCGGCCAAGGGCGAAGACATCACGATCGTGATGGGCGTGAACAACGAGAAGTACGACCCTAAGGCCCACAACATCATCAGCAACGCGAGCTGCACGACGAACTGCCTCGCCCCGGTCGTCCACGTCCTCCTCAAGGAAGGGTTCGGAGTCGAAGAAGGACTGATGACGACCGTCCACAGCTACACGGCCACCCAGAAGACTGTCGACGGGCCGAGCAAGAAGGACTGGAAGGGCGGGCGGGCGGCCGCCATCAACATCATCCCGAGCGGCACCGGGGCGGCCCGCGCGGTCGGCCTCGCGATCCCCGAGGTGAAGGGCAAGCTGACCGGGATGTCGTTCCGCGTCCCGACGCCGACCGTGTCGGTCGTCGACCTGACGGTGAAGACCGTCAAGGCGACCAGCTACAAGGAAATCTCCGAGGCCATGAAGAAGGCCAGCGAGACGTACCTCAAGGGCATCCTGGCGTACACCACCGACGAAGTCGTCTCCAGCGACTTCATCCACGACAACCACTCCAGCATCTACGACGCCGGGAGCGGCATCGAGCTGAACAGCAAGTTCTTCAAGCTCGTCTCCTGGTACGACAACGAGTGGGGATACAGCAACCGCTGTGTCGACCTCGTGAAGTACATGATTTCCAAGGCGTAA
- a CDS encoding DUF1559 domain-containing protein produces MTDHTRRAFTLIELLVVIAIIAVLIGLLLPAVQKVREAANRTKCANNMKQMCLALHNYADTNNSNLPSSSGANVVTGGGSVGYVSLNFLLFPYLEQQAAFNTALPEPSSAPEAGAYKDANGTLFCGITLSIFLCPSDTSAPNGLTTYACKEKDSAGNTVNYAACNYAHNLAVFASWSASTANYLRAGYTIANTPDGTSNTIAFTERLGGSNAIGSTIWASTRDLPSQSHSQQNNSCVAYNVLAAQGNPASYTTQPAPQFAVNTNTYTQKTAATPHSAMVTGMLDGSVQMMGSGITQQAFYYLLSPQDGQIPDSSW; encoded by the coding sequence ATGACAGACCATACCCGACGCGCGTTTACACTGATCGAGTTGTTGGTGGTGATCGCCATCATCGCCGTACTCATCGGACTGTTGCTACCGGCTGTTCAAAAAGTCCGCGAGGCAGCTAACAGGACCAAATGTGCCAACAACATGAAGCAGATGTGCCTGGCTCTGCACAACTACGCCGACACAAACAATAGCAACCTTCCGTCGTCGTCCGGAGCGAATGTGGTGACGGGGGGCGGAAGTGTCGGGTACGTGAGCCTTAATTTTCTCCTTTTCCCCTACCTCGAACAACAGGCCGCGTTCAACACGGCCCTTCCAGAACCGAGTTCCGCGCCTGAAGCCGGTGCGTACAAGGACGCGAACGGCACCCTGTTCTGTGGCATCACCCTGTCCATTTTCCTCTGCCCCTCGGACACTTCCGCCCCCAACGGCCTCACCACTTACGCGTGCAAAGAAAAGGACAGCGCGGGGAACACGGTCAACTACGCGGCGTGCAACTATGCCCACAACCTTGCCGTCTTCGCGAGTTGGTCCGCGTCCACCGCCAACTACCTCCGGGCGGGCTATACCATTGCCAACACTCCCGACGGCACTTCAAACACGATCGCTTTCACGGAACGCCTGGGCGGAAGTAACGCCATCGGCAGCACGATCTGGGCTTCCACACGCGACCTTCCGTCGCAATCGCACTCCCAGCAGAATAACTCCTGCGTCGCGTACAATGTCCTCGCGGCACAAGGCAATCCGGCGTCATATACCACTCAGCCGGCCCCCCAGTTCGCTGTAAACACGAACACATACACCCAGAAAACCGCGGCGACGCCGCACTCGGCAATGGTCACCGGCATGCTGGACGGAAGTGTCCAGATGATGGGTAGTGGTATCACGCAGCAGGCCTTTTACTATCTCCTGTCCCCACAAGACGGTCAGATTCCCGACAGCAGTTGGTAA
- a CDS encoding phytanoyl-CoA dioxygenase family protein, whose product MLAAPTASFSIRRSLRQLPGVRSLVDYALRNKPVLTELEFAQFHAHGYLVIDPELPEEALDEAVRYVLARPEAKVSHHGTRVFNAWKECRPIRQIALTARVLRILRQLYGREPLPFQTINFPIGTEQRVHSDVIHFNCDPPTYMCGVWVALEDIDLDNGALVYYPGSHKLPVVTMEDFAPGPGTKYYEQYEDHIEGVARASGIPPAQAVLRKGQALIWAANLLHGGGTHHDKSRTRHSQVTHYYFEGCQYYMPLESYGGYRHLRFEEWIR is encoded by the coding sequence ATGCTCGCCGCGCCGACCGCCTCGTTCTCCATCCGCCGTTCGCTCCGCCAACTCCCTGGCGTCCGTTCCCTGGTCGATTACGCGCTCCGCAACAAACCGGTCTTAACCGAACTGGAATTCGCGCAGTTCCACGCGCACGGATATCTCGTCATTGATCCGGAACTTCCGGAAGAAGCCCTCGACGAAGCCGTGCGGTACGTCCTGGCGCGACCGGAGGCGAAGGTGTCCCACCACGGGACGCGCGTGTTCAACGCGTGGAAGGAATGCCGGCCGATTCGACAGATCGCGCTTACCGCACGGGTTTTACGCATCCTCCGGCAGCTGTACGGCCGCGAACCGCTGCCGTTCCAGACGATCAACTTCCCGATCGGCACTGAACAGCGGGTCCACTCGGACGTGATTCACTTCAACTGCGACCCGCCGACGTACATGTGCGGGGTATGGGTCGCGCTCGAAGACATCGATTTGGACAACGGCGCTCTCGTCTACTACCCCGGCAGCCACAAACTCCCGGTGGTGACGATGGAAGACTTCGCGCCCGGCCCCGGCACCAAGTATTACGAGCAATACGAAGACCACATCGAGGGCGTCGCCCGCGCCAGCGGTATCCCGCCCGCGCAGGCGGTCCTCCGGAAAGGCCAGGCGCTCATCTGGGCCGCCAACCTGCTCCACGGCGGCGGCACGCACCACGACAAGTCGCGCACCCGCCACAGCCAGGTGACGCACTATTACTTTGAAGGCTGCCAGTATTACATGCCGCTGGAAAGCTACGGCGGGTACCGGCACCTGCGGTTCGAAGAGTGGATTCGATAG
- a CDS encoding vWA domain-containing protein, with amino-acid sequence MPAPKFLSGLPKPVLFGLYGAIGGLLGALVFAELLYRLLTPPPPPPAPPPAQVAVAASKDLEIYVEGRNTFPVQIVRDGFDGPVTVRLDGLPAGATAERVTIPPDKTEGDVSVVCSATAVAGTRQAKVIAEGSRGGQPVSAETPINIKVMELPRPPADVVFVLDVTNSMQWAIEDLKNGIGKFADALAKARVDFRIGLVTFQDLTIPGEKVEVVQFKGGPLTADATTFRDKVAGLKARGGGDIPESSLEGVTEACKLPFRKDATKLLLLITDAPPKVVPASRTSAAVGDTAKKVKDAGIDSVHIVVQRFDEQVYKPLTAAGLDRAGGKYFNLGDLVRDEEGFDGLLASFGTVVTTAAAAKRPESKPQVAARAEAPVLSGVKSLQSSGEQSAAGTEGRLVIRSGVWTAAIAAIICLFLLGGQHHYLRGSLPSIGSTIAGLVGGLVAGLLGGAAGQALFFLAPDSSVLANLFRVVGWALLGGLAGVGLAFFIPNMKWILGLIGGAIGGAAGAVGFIVLSSLTGDLVGRVVGGLVLGFCIGLMVAAAEAAFRRAWLEVRYRGGEVIAVTLGPEPVKVGGDAKMCTVWARGAPAVAARFLVRNGQVICDDVIKKQESVAGAGFAKEIGTLTVTVRTGRTAEPTTAPRPATSSATKPTAPVPFDDGFDLPMPTGPIRPTAPNPPRSTPPPLATKPTAPVPFDDGFDLPMPAGPSRPSASAPPKPPVPSAETKPVSPPRPAAPPLPKPSSAPLLPKPAATQPVPKPAPAPPTAAVPPKPASVPPPIKPTAKNPDGCPVCGRVSNGKPGQRYCMMCDQTY; translated from the coding sequence ATGCCCGCGCCGAAGTTCCTCTCGGGTTTGCCCAAGCCGGTTCTCTTCGGGCTTTACGGGGCTATCGGCGGCCTCCTCGGCGCACTCGTCTTCGCCGAACTCCTGTACCGACTTCTCACTCCTCCACCACCACCGCCGGCCCCGCCGCCCGCGCAGGTGGCGGTGGCCGCGTCGAAAGACCTGGAGATTTACGTCGAGGGGCGAAACACATTCCCCGTTCAAATCGTCCGCGACGGGTTCGACGGGCCGGTCACGGTTCGTCTGGACGGACTCCCGGCTGGCGCGACCGCCGAGCGGGTTACGATTCCCCCGGACAAGACCGAGGGCGACGTTTCGGTGGTCTGCTCCGCAACCGCGGTGGCCGGAACCAGGCAAGCGAAAGTGATCGCCGAAGGCAGCCGGGGCGGGCAACCGGTCTCCGCCGAAACGCCGATCAACATCAAGGTGATGGAGCTACCCCGCCCGCCGGCGGACGTCGTGTTCGTCCTCGACGTGACCAACAGCATGCAGTGGGCGATCGAGGACTTGAAGAACGGCATCGGCAAGTTCGCCGACGCGCTGGCGAAGGCCCGCGTCGACTTCCGCATCGGCCTGGTGACGTTTCAAGACCTCACCATTCCCGGGGAAAAGGTGGAGGTCGTCCAGTTCAAGGGCGGCCCGCTCACCGCGGATGCCACGACGTTCCGCGACAAGGTGGCCGGCCTAAAAGCCAGGGGCGGCGGTGACATCCCCGAGAGCAGTCTCGAAGGGGTCACTGAAGCGTGCAAGCTGCCGTTCCGCAAGGACGCCACCAAACTGCTACTGCTCATCACCGACGCGCCGCCGAAAGTGGTGCCGGCATCCCGGACGTCGGCCGCGGTTGGCGATACCGCGAAAAAAGTCAAGGACGCGGGCATTGATTCGGTCCACATCGTCGTCCAGCGTTTCGACGAGCAGGTCTACAAGCCGTTGACGGCTGCCGGTCTGGATCGTGCCGGCGGCAAGTATTTCAACCTGGGCGATCTGGTGCGGGATGAAGAAGGTTTCGACGGGTTGCTCGCGTCGTTCGGCACCGTCGTGACGACGGCGGCGGCCGCGAAGCGCCCCGAGAGTAAACCGCAGGTGGCCGCCCGCGCTGAAGCGCCAGTCCTGAGTGGCGTGAAGAGTTTGCAGTCGTCGGGCGAGCAGTCGGCGGCCGGCACGGAAGGGCGTCTGGTGATCCGCAGCGGGGTGTGGACTGCCGCCATTGCCGCGATCATCTGCCTCTTCCTACTCGGCGGACAGCACCATTATTTGCGGGGGTCGCTCCCGTCCATTGGGTCCACGATCGCCGGGCTCGTCGGCGGTCTCGTGGCCGGGCTTCTTGGGGGAGCCGCCGGGCAAGCACTCTTCTTCCTCGCTCCGGACAGCTCCGTGCTGGCAAACCTTTTCCGCGTGGTCGGCTGGGCACTCCTGGGTGGATTAGCGGGCGTCGGCCTCGCGTTCTTTATCCCGAACATGAAGTGGATACTCGGCCTGATCGGTGGGGCAATCGGCGGGGCGGCTGGAGCCGTCGGATTTATCGTTCTGTCGTCTCTGACGGGCGATCTGGTGGGCCGGGTTGTAGGCGGCTTGGTTCTCGGGTTCTGCATCGGGCTGATGGTGGCGGCGGCCGAGGCCGCGTTCCGCCGGGCGTGGTTGGAAGTACGCTACCGCGGGGGTGAGGTGATCGCGGTGACGCTCGGCCCCGAGCCCGTGAAGGTAGGTGGCGATGCAAAGATGTGTACGGTGTGGGCGCGGGGTGCGCCAGCGGTGGCCGCGCGGTTCTTAGTGCGAAACGGACAGGTCATCTGCGACGACGTGATCAAAAAGCAGGAATCTGTGGCCGGAGCCGGGTTCGCTAAAGAGATCGGCACCCTGACGGTCACTGTACGCACCGGCCGCACGGCAGAGCCGACGACCGCACCACGTCCGGCCACTTCGTCCGCGACGAAACCCACCGCACCCGTGCCGTTCGACGATGGCTTCGACCTGCCAATGCCGACCGGACCGATCCGTCCGACCGCTCCCAACCCACCCCGTTCGACACCACCGCCGCTCGCAACGAAACCCACTGCGCCAGTACCATTCGATGATGGTTTCGACTTGCCGATGCCGGCCGGACCGAGCCGCCCGAGTGCCTCTGCCCCACCCAAGCCTCCTGTGCCTTCGGCGGAGACCAAACCAGTCTCACCACCACGTCCGGCTGCCCCTCCACTACCTAAGCCATCGTCCGCGCCACTGTTGCCAAAGCCGGCGGCCACGCAGCCCGTACCGAAACCTGCACCCGCCCCGCCGACGGCAGCGGTTCCGCCCAAACCTGCCTCGGTGCCGCCTCCCATCAAACCGACGGCGAAGAACCCGGACGGGTGTCCCGTCTGCGGGCGAGTCAGTAACGGCAAGCCGGGTCAACGGTACTGCATGATGTGTGACCAAACGTATTGA